The following are from one region of the Halosolutus amylolyticus genome:
- the guaB gene encoding IMP dehydrogenase has translation MANDVPEHEPYSSKLQVPEALTFDDVLLRPKESRVEPDDADLTSHVSKGVEVSVPILSAAMDTVTESQMAIAMARHGGLGVLHRNMNVDEMVEEIGRVKSADELIIPLDSVVTADPEMTVREVDELMAREGVGGAPVVNTRGEVLGIISSTDIRPHLEVNEDDPVTEAMTDEVITAPEEIDPRDAFDLMYEHKIERVPVVDDENLLVGLVTMQGILQRREYQQAVRDEEGRLRCGVAVSPFEHDRATAADEAGADVLFIDTAHAHNMNVIDGARDIKDSVEADVVVGNVGTREAAEDLVDFADGIKVGIGPGSICTTRIVSGAGMPQITAVAQVADVASEHDIPVIADGGIRYSGDAIKAIAAGADAVMLGSYFAGTDEAPGRVVTMNGKKYKQYRGMGSVGAMKSGDGDRYLKDEPEEEDEYVPEGVEAATPYKGTLKSELHQLAGGMQSGMGYVGAPTIPEFKERSEFVRVSSAGQAESHAHDVVITDEAPNYSPDGE, from the coding sequence ATGGCGAACGACGTTCCTGAGCACGAGCCCTATTCCTCGAAACTCCAGGTGCCGGAAGCACTGACGTTCGACGACGTCCTTCTTCGGCCAAAGGAGAGCCGTGTCGAACCGGACGACGCCGACCTCACCTCGCACGTCTCGAAAGGCGTCGAGGTCTCGGTCCCGATCCTCTCGGCCGCGATGGACACCGTCACCGAGAGCCAGATGGCGATCGCGATGGCCCGCCACGGCGGCCTCGGCGTCCTCCATCGCAACATGAACGTCGACGAGATGGTCGAGGAGATCGGGCGCGTCAAGAGCGCCGACGAACTCATCATCCCGCTCGACTCGGTCGTCACCGCCGACCCCGAGATGACCGTTCGCGAGGTCGACGAACTGATGGCCCGCGAGGGCGTCGGCGGCGCGCCGGTCGTCAACACGCGCGGCGAAGTGCTCGGCATCATCTCGAGCACCGACATCCGGCCACACCTCGAAGTCAACGAGGACGACCCCGTCACGGAAGCGATGACCGACGAGGTCATCACGGCCCCCGAGGAGATCGATCCGCGCGACGCGTTCGACCTGATGTACGAGCACAAGATCGAGCGCGTCCCGGTCGTCGACGACGAGAACCTCCTCGTGGGACTCGTCACGATGCAGGGCATCCTCCAGCGCCGCGAGTACCAGCAGGCCGTTCGCGACGAGGAGGGCCGCCTCCGCTGTGGCGTCGCCGTCAGCCCGTTCGAACACGATCGGGCGACCGCCGCCGACGAGGCCGGTGCGGACGTGCTGTTCATCGACACCGCACACGCCCACAACATGAACGTCATCGACGGCGCTCGCGACATCAAGGACAGCGTCGAGGCCGACGTCGTCGTGGGTAACGTCGGCACCCGCGAGGCGGCAGAAGATCTGGTCGACTTCGCCGACGGCATCAAGGTCGGGATCGGCCCCGGTTCGATCTGTACGACCCGCATCGTCTCCGGCGCGGGGATGCCCCAGATCACGGCCGTCGCGCAGGTCGCCGACGTCGCGAGCGAACACGACATCCCGGTGATCGCCGACGGCGGCATCCGCTACTCCGGCGACGCGATCAAGGCGATCGCCGCCGGCGCGGACGCGGTCATGCTCGGTTCGTACTTCGCCGGCACCGACGAGGCCCCCGGCCGCGTCGTCACGATGAACGGCAAGAAGTACAAGCAGTACCGCGGTATGGGGAGCGTCGGTGCGATGAAATCGGGCGACGGCGATCGGTACCTCAAGGACGAACCCGAGGAGGAAGACGAGTACGTCCCCGAGGGCGTCGAGGCCGCCACCCCGTACAAGGGGACGCTCAAGTCCGAACTACACCAGCTCGCCGGCGGCATGCAGTCCGGCATGGGCTACGTCGGCGCGCCGACGATCCCCGAGTTCAAGGAGCGATCGGAGTTCGTCCGCGTCTCCTCGGCGGGCCAGGCCGAGAGCCACGCCCACGACGTCGTCATCACGGACGAGGCACCGAACTACTCGCCCGACGGCGAGTGA